One Scyliorhinus canicula chromosome 12, sScyCan1.1, whole genome shotgun sequence genomic region harbors:
- the LOC119974260 gene encoding N-formyl peptide receptor 3-like, whose product MDRVLIAANFKQYDFQHVTSSPLHPQSNGKTGKGVHIAKKLLKKAWDSNSDPNLALSYRATPLATGHSATQLLMSRRIRIMLPCLTTTNPENEDAIQTEQTEKTMISMGNPKMVPAFNLSLEAGGTAHLAVSSLSRALLGISLSLHLLVFLLGLGGNGLVLWIAGFKMTKTVGRIFVCNLALADVVFSLFLPFSFTYLAMGFHWPFGKASCKLCVSIEYLNLFGSVFLLTAISIQRCASVCAPVWSRNHLSPRVAARTSLFLWVLALLSTAPHFTFLDTIPAGEGGNYTRCHFRYRLPGDPGEELGRALARRREEALVLSRFVLAFLIPFTAIAGCHIAILARLRRGQAASGPSRPLRVTLVIVAAFFICWLPYHVFGLLKMAIGPTPAIKLGITISHNLALFNCCLNPIIYVFMGHRFRVTFKQSLQSILERIGSE is encoded by the exons atggaccGTGTTTTGATAGCAGCGAATTTTAAACAGTATGATTTCCAGCATGTAACCTCCAGCCCACTTCATCCACAGTCCAATGGAAAGACTGGGAAGGGAGTGCATATTGCCAAAAAGTTGCTAAAGAAAGCTTGGGATTCCAACAGCGACCCAAACTTAGCTTTAAGCTACAGAGCGACACCACTTGCGACAGGACACTCAGCAACACAGTTGCTGATGAGTCGAAGGATACGTATCATGTTACCGTGTCTTACCACAACAAATCCTGAAAACGAAGACGCAATCCAAACAGAACAGACAGAAAAAACAATG ATAAGTATGGGCAACCCTAAGATGGTTCCTGCTTTCAACCTTTCGCTTGAGGCAGGAGGCACGGCCCATCTCGCTGTGAGTTCACTCAGTCGGGCCTTGCTCGGGATCAGCCTGTCGCTTCACCTCCTCGTGTTCCTGCTGGGGCTTGGTGGCAACGGGCTTGTGCTGTGGATTGCAGGCTTCAAGATGACAAAAACAGTGGGCAGAATCTTCGTTTGCAACCTGGCCTTAGCTGATGTTGTCTTTTCCCTCTTCCTGCCCTTTTCTTTCACCTACCTGGCCATGGGTTTTCACTGGCCATTCGGGAAGGCATCGTGCAAGCTCTGTGTCTCCATCGAGTACCTCAACCTCTTTGGCAGCGTCTTCCTGCTAACTGCCATCAGTATCCAGCGCTGTGCCTCTGTTTGCGCGCCTGTGTGGTCCCGCAACCACCTCAGCCCACGGGTGGCAGCACGCACCAGCCTGTTCCTCTGGGTCCTGGCCTTGCTCTCCACTGCCCCCCATTTTACCTTCCTCGACACCAtacctgcgggggagggggggaactacACACGCTGCCACTTCCGCTATCGACTGCCAGGGGACCCcggggaggagctggggagggccTTGGCCCGACGGCGGGAAGAGGCGCTGGTCCTCAGCCGTTTCGTACTGGCCTTCCTCATCCCGTTCACCGCCATTGCGGGCTGCCACATCGCCATCTTGGCCAGGCTCAGGAGGGGGCAGGCGGCAAGTGGCCCCAGCAGGCCCCTCAGGGTTACCCTGGTCATCGTGGCCGCCTTCTTCATCTGCTGGCTACCCTACCATGTCTTTGGCCTCCTAAAGATGGCCATCGGTCCCACTCCAGCCATCAAGTTGGGCATCACCATCAGCCACAACCTCGCCCTCTTCAACTGCTGCCTGAACCCCATCATCTATGTGTTCATGGGCCATAGGTTCCGAGTGACGTTCAAACAGTCCCTACAGTCCATCTTGGAAAGAATTGgatcagagtag